In Chrysiogenes arsenatis DSM 11915, the following proteins share a genomic window:
- the trmB gene encoding tRNA (guanosine(46)-N7)-methyltransferase TrmB: MEAAALRRRPEEVNPYIAKIREYPNIITADADGNYPTFPPLPTDRPIYVEIGSGSGGFMEQMVARYPDIFYVGFELRYKRLYKTAEKVARIGREGYVVQCPAEEMEKFFPPASIQRIIINFPDPWSKLRTRKHRMMSQSNLEQFAKLLRADGEISFKTDHREYFLWARDNVAAAGFDIVWETLDLHQSPYTAENILTEFEKMFLYKVPTPIGALFAKAPVQ; this comes from the coding sequence GTGGAAGCTGCTGCTTTGCGCCGTCGTCCTGAAGAGGTTAATCCCTATATCGCGAAAATTCGCGAATATCCAAACATTATCACCGCTGATGCCGATGGGAACTATCCTACCTTCCCGCCGCTACCTACGGATCGCCCGATTTATGTTGAAATCGGTTCGGGGAGTGGTGGTTTTATGGAACAAATGGTGGCACGCTATCCCGATATTTTTTACGTTGGATTTGAGTTGCGCTATAAGCGACTCTACAAAACCGCGGAGAAAGTTGCGCGCATTGGCCGCGAAGGATATGTCGTTCAATGCCCGGCTGAGGAGATGGAGAAATTTTTCCCTCCAGCCTCGATTCAGCGCATTATTATCAATTTTCCAGATCCTTGGTCAAAGCTCCGTACCCGCAAACATCGGATGATGTCGCAAAGTAATCTGGAGCAGTTTGCGAAGCTTTTGCGTGCGGACGGGGAGATTTCGTTTAAGACGGATCACCGTGAATATTTTCTCTGGGCGCGCGACAATGTGGCTGCAGCGGGATTTGACATTGTGTGGGAAACGCTTGATTTGCACCAATCGCCATATACGGCAGAAAATATTCTGACCGAATTTGAAAAGATGTTTC
- a CDS encoding chemotaxis protein CheX has protein sequence MKVEHINPFIDSTVNVISTMTGHTPTRGKLSLKAETVLAFDVSAIIGIAGDVHGSVVISFPQDVALKVVSSFIGEIKNALDDDVQDAVGEFVNMIAGGAKKNLMGTGLRFKLSIPNIVVGAGHKVTRPKNVPCILVPFHIDDVGDFAVEVSLKEVAP, from the coding sequence ATGAAAGTAGAACACATAAATCCATTCATTGACTCAACGGTCAATGTCATTAGTACGATGACTGGCCACACCCCGACGCGCGGTAAGCTCTCTTTGAAAGCTGAAACAGTTTTGGCGTTTGATGTTTCTGCGATTATTGGTATCGCAGGCGATGTGCATGGATCGGTGGTTATTAGCTTCCCTCAAGACGTTGCCCTGAAAGTTGTAAGCAGTTTTATTGGCGAAATTAAGAATGCACTGGATGACGACGTGCAGGATGCTGTCGGTGAGTTTGTGAATATGATCGCCGGAGGCGCCAAAAAAAACCTGATGGGAACTGGATTGCGTTTTAAGCTTTCGATACCGAATATTGTTGTTGGGGCGGGACATAAAGTGACCCGCCCGAAAAATGTTCCTTGCATTCTCGTCCCTTTCCACATTGATGATGTGGGAGATTTCGCTGTCGAAGTATCGCTCAAAGAAGTAGCGCCGTAA
- a CDS encoding Trm112 family protein — MTEHFVKKFPDYCPVCKASLRYAKRDLEKQALVCPNCLKIIRLESLPHESRTHKSIH, encoded by the coding sequence ATGACTGAACATTTCGTCAAAAAGTTTCCTGACTATTGCCCTGTATGCAAGGCGTCCCTGCGTTACGCGAAACGTGACTTAGAAAAGCAGGCCTTGGTCTGTCCGAACTGTCTGAAAATAATAAGACTGGAGTCTTTGCCCCATGAAAGTAGAACACATAAATCCATTCATTGA
- a CDS encoding polysaccharide biosynthesis protein: protein MKRLNHKTLILVFCDILLIILASILAFLLRFELFGLQSEMYLDWFSTGLLAALIAKPPVFYLFGIYRSVVRYTSIPEVVRIVQASVVASIASFALFLFLNHFGAFSRSIILLDFLLTTGLLIGIRLAWRMLKDGYFFQQHRGDEPIIVIGTHDLAVSFVKSTYSPHSPYWVAGIIDLEFTATRSSGKLISGVEVIGGLEVLGGACEKLGVKQVVIAEEEISVRKVREIVDRAPGHLNFSILPRRGLIAHEDLLSQVRSLDMEDLLGRDAVQIDTDGIARYIAGKVVMVSGAGGSIGAEICRQIARFAPRQIVLVEQAETPLYQIELELRESFPAVAVVPYIVDIRHRDRLRSVFALERPDTVFHAAAYKHVPMMEMNPCESVSNNLFGTQTIADCAEEVGVKNFVMISTDKAVNPTNVMGATKRAAEIYVQMLSSSYSQTKFTTVRFGNVLGSNGSVVPRFLDQIRRGGPVTVTHPEVTRYFMTIPEAAQLVLQAGSMGKGGEIYLLDMGEPVKIVQLAERLIKLGGLSPYQDIDIQFTGLRPGEKLYEELLIDGENIARTEHQKIMILAAREQQPEVVAACMSDLRLAIAEDHDAKLLRALKAMVPEFAHRRDNG from the coding sequence GTGAAACGTCTGAATCATAAAACACTGATATTGGTTTTCTGCGATATTTTGCTCATTATACTGGCGTCGATTCTCGCTTTCTTGCTCCGTTTTGAGTTGTTTGGTTTGCAAAGTGAGATGTACCTCGATTGGTTCTCTACCGGGCTTTTGGCGGCATTGATTGCGAAACCACCGGTTTTCTATCTGTTCGGTATTTACCGTAGCGTGGTGCGCTACACATCGATTCCAGAAGTCGTGCGAATTGTGCAAGCCTCGGTGGTGGCGTCGATTGCCTCCTTTGCGCTCTTTTTATTTCTCAACCATTTTGGCGCTTTTTCGCGTTCGATTATCCTGCTCGACTTCTTGCTCACCACGGGCTTGTTGATTGGCATTCGTTTGGCGTGGCGCATGCTGAAGGATGGGTATTTTTTCCAGCAGCATCGCGGGGATGAGCCTATTATCGTGATTGGAACGCACGATTTGGCGGTATCTTTTGTTAAAAGCACGTATTCACCGCACTCGCCGTATTGGGTGGCGGGTATAATTGATCTCGAATTTACGGCAACTCGTTCGAGCGGGAAGCTCATTTCCGGTGTTGAAGTGATAGGAGGGCTTGAGGTATTAGGCGGAGCCTGTGAAAAACTGGGCGTCAAACAGGTGGTGATAGCGGAAGAAGAGATTTCGGTGCGCAAAGTGCGTGAGATTGTTGACCGTGCGCCGGGACATTTAAATTTCAGTATTCTCCCGCGCCGTGGTTTGATTGCGCACGAAGATCTGTTGTCGCAGGTGCGTTCGCTCGATATGGAAGATCTGCTGGGTCGCGATGCGGTGCAGATTGATACCGACGGAATTGCGCGATATATCGCTGGGAAAGTCGTAATGGTAAGCGGTGCCGGTGGTTCTATCGGTGCGGAAATCTGCCGGCAGATCGCGCGGTTTGCGCCACGCCAAATCGTGTTGGTTGAGCAGGCGGAAACGCCGCTCTACCAGATTGAACTTGAGTTACGCGAAAGCTTTCCTGCTGTTGCCGTTGTTCCGTATATTGTTGATATTCGTCATCGCGACCGGCTGCGGTCGGTGTTTGCGCTGGAACGTCCCGACACGGTTTTTCACGCCGCCGCCTATAAACACGTTCCGATGATGGAAATGAACCCCTGTGAATCCGTCAGCAATAATCTTTTTGGTACACAAACGATTGCGGATTGTGCCGAAGAGGTCGGGGTGAAGAATTTTGTCATGATTTCGACTGACAAAGCGGTGAATCCGACGAATGTGATGGGAGCGACCAAGCGCGCCGCAGAAATTTATGTGCAGATGTTGAGTAGCAGTTATTCGCAGACAAAATTTACGACGGTGCGTTTTGGCAACGTGCTGGGTTCAAATGGCTCAGTTGTACCCCGTTTCCTTGATCAAATTCGTCGTGGCGGGCCGGTAACGGTGACGCATCCTGAAGTGACACGTTATTTTATGACGATCCCCGAAGCGGCTCAACTCGTGCTGCAAGCAGGGAGTATGGGAAAAGGTGGCGAAATATACCTGCTTGATATGGGTGAGCCTGTCAAGATTGTTCAACTGGCAGAACGGTTGATTAAGTTGGGCGGCTTGAGCCCGTATCAGGATATTGATATTCAGTTTACTGGTTTGCGGCCAGGCGAGAAGCTCTACGAGGAGTTGCTGATTGACGGGGAAAATATTGCCCGCACTGAGCACCAAAAAATTATGATTCTGGCCGCTCGGGAACAGCAGCCGGAAGTGGTTGCCGCTTGCATGAGTGACTTGCGGCTGGCAATTGCGGAAGATCATGATGCAAAACTGTTGCGGGCGCTCAAGGCGATGGTGCCGGAATTTGCGCATCGCCGCGACAATGGGTGA
- a CDS encoding YihY family inner membrane protein — MSLRENVQRLYQTVKKLVLGFIEPEINYYAASLSFYTIFAFIPLLFIVLSVTTRLPGFDDHFGELQSFILGNLIPANVDAVHAFLEMFVNDIGRLGMTGGVYVAVTSIFFFKNYQHIACRIFRSTPRDFWGSITTYWTMISLVPMGMAGSLYFTTKAQIALQSSEYTRNLDITLLMPYLIVWLSFFIIFKISANTPLPNRRLLWSALATSIAWNITKEAFVMYAVMNKAYASIYGSFSIVLLFFLWIYISWIVLLYGMRLCAGEWQEETVTGVLRETSES, encoded by the coding sequence GTGAGTCTACGCGAGAATGTCCAACGGCTGTACCAGACGGTCAAAAAGCTCGTCCTTGGCTTCATCGAGCCGGAAATCAACTACTATGCGGCCAGTCTGAGCTTCTATACGATTTTTGCGTTTATCCCGTTGTTGTTTATCGTCTTATCGGTGACAACGCGGCTGCCGGGATTTGATGATCACTTTGGCGAGTTGCAGTCGTTTATCCTTGGCAATTTAATTCCAGCTAATGTTGATGCGGTACATGCGTTTCTCGAAATGTTTGTCAACGATATTGGCCGCCTTGGGATGACGGGCGGCGTCTACGTGGCGGTAACGTCGATTTTCTTCTTTAAAAACTATCAGCACATTGCTTGTCGCATCTTTCGCTCCACGCCACGTGACTTCTGGGGTTCCATCACGACCTACTGGACAATGATTTCGCTCGTGCCAATGGGGATGGCGGGGTCGCTCTATTTCACAACCAAGGCGCAAATTGCCCTGCAAAGCAGCGAATATACGCGCAATCTGGATATTACGTTGCTCATGCCGTACCTGATTGTCTGGTTGTCGTTTTTCATCATTTTCAAAATTTCGGCAAACACGCCACTGCCAAATCGTCGCTTACTGTGGAGTGCTTTGGCAACGTCGATAGCATGGAATATAACCAAAGAAGCGTTTGTTATGTATGCCGTTATGAATAAGGCCTATGCCAGCATTTATGGTTCATTTAGCATCGTATTGCTCTTTTTCCTGTGGATTTATATTTCGTGGATCGTGCTTTTGTACGGTATGCGTTTGTGCGCTGGCGAGTGGCAGGAAGAAACGGTGACAGGAGTGTTGCGTGAAACGTCTGAATCATAA
- a CDS encoding phosphoribosylanthranilate isomerase, with product MSSPVRVKICGLLNAEMAVYAAQCGADALGFVHYAPSPRFIEPAATAMIVAALPPLVGTVSLAVKVSAAEALTMKQAAHTDVIQFYGSPDEYGVLLQADPRAIFATADEQIAQQVLAKFPQAHILFDGATEAHGGMGVQADWSAAAQLAQQTPLLLAGGLTPENVALAITQVSPWGVDVSSGVESTRGVKSRERIAKFIAEAKRGTST from the coding sequence ATGTCATCACCAGTGCGGGTAAAAATTTGTGGCTTGCTGAATGCGGAAATGGCGGTTTACGCTGCGCAGTGCGGTGCTGATGCGCTTGGTTTTGTGCATTACGCGCCATCGCCCCGTTTTATCGAACCAGCGGCCACGGCAATGATTGTGGCAGCACTGCCACCACTGGTCGGCACGGTGAGCCTTGCCGTGAAAGTGAGTGCCGCTGAAGCGCTGACAATGAAGCAAGCGGCACACACCGATGTTATTCAATTTTATGGCTCACCAGATGAGTACGGCGTGCTCTTGCAAGCCGATCCACGAGCTATTTTTGCGACCGCCGACGAACAAATCGCCCAGCAAGTGCTCGCCAAGTTTCCGCAGGCGCACATCCTTTTTGATGGTGCGACCGAGGCACACGGTGGTATGGGGGTGCAGGCCGATTGGAGTGCTGCGGCACAATTAGCACAGCAGACACCACTGCTGCTGGCGGGAGGATTAACGCCGGAGAATGTGGCGCTGGCCATTACGCAAGTATCGCCTTGGGGCGTTGATGTCAGTTCTGGGGTGGAGAGTACGCGTGGGGTGAAATCGCGTGAGCGGATAGCAAAGTTTATCGCGGAAGCAAAAAGGGGGACAAGCACGTGA
- the trpC gene encoding indole-3-glycerol phosphate synthase TrpC encodes MLTKILATKKNEVAALVPHGKELRQRAAERTEIRDFTGNMLFGDIAIIAEVKKASPSKGLICTEFDPVAIACEYDAGGARAISVLTDRDYFQGSIDYLTAVRRHVSLPVLRKDFIIDPLQIYEAAAIGADAILLIGEALSAAQAGELVAVAGEVGLHVLFEVHSADQLAKIPANFTGLVGVNNRNLSTFEVSLETSIAIHQNTGRPIVCESGIGGAEDVTYMLGNGIRMFLIGEYLMRQPDRAQALRTLRGV; translated from the coding sequence ATGTTGACGAAAATTCTGGCTACAAAAAAAAATGAAGTGGCGGCACTGGTGCCCCACGGTAAAGAGCTTCGGCAGCGTGCTGCGGAGCGCACCGAGATACGTGATTTTACCGGAAATATGCTGTTTGGCGACATTGCTATTATCGCTGAAGTAAAAAAAGCCAGCCCTTCCAAGGGGCTTATCTGCACCGAGTTTGATCCGGTGGCTATCGCTTGCGAATACGACGCTGGTGGCGCACGTGCTATCAGTGTTTTGACCGATCGTGACTATTTTCAGGGGAGCATCGACTATTTGACGGCGGTGCGGCGTCATGTGTCGCTTCCGGTATTGCGCAAGGATTTTATCATCGACCCGCTACAGATTTACGAGGCAGCAGCAATTGGTGCCGACGCAATTTTGTTGATTGGCGAAGCGCTCAGTGCTGCTCAGGCCGGAGAGCTCGTCGCCGTGGCGGGTGAAGTTGGGCTGCACGTTTTGTTTGAGGTGCACAGCGCCGATCAGTTGGCCAAGATTCCCGCCAACTTTACGGGCTTAGTCGGCGTGAATAATCGTAATCTTTCAACATTCGAGGTCAGTTTGGAAACATCAATCGCCATCCATCAGAATACGGGTCGTCCCATTGTGTGTGAAAGCGGCATTGGCGGCGCGGAAGATGTGACGTATATGCTGGGTAACGGCATTCGCATGTTCTTGATCGGTGAATACTTGATGCGTCAGCCGGATCGGGCTCAGGCATTGCGTACGCTGCGCGGAGTGTAG
- the trpD gene encoding anthranilate phosphoribosyltransferase, with the protein MLRKAIETVLAGKDLSREQALEVFNDIMEGKCSEIQLAALLTGLRMKGESKDEILAATMAMRQRSVKIPLRTLPPRLLDTCGTGGDGTSTFNISTTVALLLAAHGGVHVAKHGNVSISSKSGSADLMRELGVDIQATPEKIAASIEACRLGFIFAATHHPAMKYAGPVRRGLGIRTIFNVLGPLTNPANAPYQLLGVFDPQLLETLAEVLLELGSRRVILVSGLDGMDEVTLCTDTKVVTGDAQGIRVEIFNPETVGLHKVSPEEIRGSTPEINRDLSLGILRGSITGARRDIVLLNAAFALLACEVVGSVSEGVESARRLIDSGAAARSCEAFIAFNRSCAC; encoded by the coding sequence ATGCTGCGCAAGGCGATTGAAACAGTACTTGCCGGAAAAGACCTCTCCCGTGAGCAGGCGCTGGAAGTTTTTAACGATATTATGGAGGGGAAATGCAGCGAGATTCAGCTCGCCGCTCTCCTGACCGGACTGCGAATGAAGGGCGAGTCGAAAGATGAAATCTTGGCGGCAACCATGGCCATGCGCCAGCGCTCGGTAAAGATCCCATTAAGAACCCTTCCGCCGCGATTACTCGATACCTGTGGCACGGGTGGCGACGGAACTTCAACCTTTAATATCTCAACGACGGTAGCGCTTCTGCTCGCGGCGCACGGCGGGGTGCATGTTGCCAAGCATGGCAATGTCTCTATTTCCAGCAAAAGCGGCAGCGCTGATTTAATGCGCGAACTGGGGGTGGACATTCAGGCGACGCCGGAAAAAATCGCCGCTTCGATTGAAGCATGTCGCCTTGGGTTTATTTTTGCGGCAACGCATCATCCCGCCATGAAATATGCGGGGCCGGTGCGCCGTGGCCTAGGGATCCGGACGATTTTCAATGTCCTTGGGCCGCTGACAAATCCCGCCAATGCTCCGTATCAACTGCTTGGTGTTTTTGATCCGCAACTCTTAGAAACACTCGCCGAAGTATTGCTGGAACTTGGTTCGCGCCGCGTGATCCTCGTCAGTGGTCTTGATGGCATGGACGAAGTGACGCTGTGCACGGACACAAAAGTGGTGACGGGTGACGCGCAGGGTATTCGCGTCGAAATTTTTAATCCAGAAACGGTCGGTTTGCATAAGGTTAGCCCGGAGGAAATTCGCGGCAGCACTCCCGAAATCAATCGTGACCTCAGTTTAGGCATTTTGCGTGGCTCAATAACGGGGGCGCGCCGTGATATTGTTTTGTTGAATGCCGCCTTTGCGCTCTTAGCATGTGAAGTGGTTGGCTCGGTGAGCGAAGGGGTAGAATCTGCGCGCCGCCTGATCGATTCTGGTGCTGCTGCACGCAGTTGTGAAGCGTTTATCGCGTTTAATCGGAGTTGCGCATGTTGA
- the rplM gene encoding 50S ribosomal protein L13 encodes MKTYVSKGEIEKKWFVVDAEGQTLGRLASAIATILRGKHKVTFTPHMNDGDYVVVINADKIHLTGKKAQQKIYYHHTWYTGGLKAESFASLIDRKPEKVLMQAVKGMLPKNRLARQMIKQLKLYAGAEHPHAANKPEVLKV; translated from the coding sequence ATGAAAACCTACGTATCTAAGGGCGAAATTGAAAAGAAATGGTTTGTAGTGGATGCTGAAGGGCAAACACTCGGACGTCTAGCCAGCGCAATTGCTACTATTCTGCGCGGCAAGCACAAGGTAACGTTTACCCCGCACATGAATGATGGCGACTACGTTGTGGTTATCAACGCAGACAAAATCCACTTGACTGGCAAAAAAGCTCAACAAAAAATCTACTATCATCACACTTGGTATACCGGTGGCTTGAAAGCAGAAAGCTTTGCGAGCCTGATTGACAGAAAGCCGGAGAAGGTTCTTATGCAAGCCGTTAAAGGGATGCTCCCCAAAAACCGTCTGGCTCGCCAGATGATTAAACAACTCAAGCTTTACGCTGGTGCGGAACATCCACACGCTGCGAACAAGCCTGAAGTTCTGAAAGTATAA
- the rpsI gene encoding 30S ribosomal protein S9, whose amino-acid sequence MSERYYATGRRKASIARVWLTPGNGNIVVNQKPFEEYFVRETTKMVAKQPLSLTSNLGKFDLYITVKGGGLTGQAGALKLGIARCLSQISLDLRKTLKANGLLTRDARVVERKKYGLHKARRASQFSKR is encoded by the coding sequence ATGTCTGAACGTTACTATGCAACCGGTCGGCGTAAAGCTTCCATTGCTCGGGTGTGGCTCACTCCTGGGAATGGCAATATCGTAGTGAACCAGAAACCTTTCGAAGAATACTTCGTTCGCGAAACAACAAAAATGGTGGCGAAGCAACCACTGAGCCTTACCAGCAACCTTGGCAAGTTCGACCTCTACATCACCGTTAAAGGTGGCGGTCTGACCGGACAAGCTGGCGCGTTGAAGCTTGGTATCGCTCGTTGCCTGTCGCAAATCTCGCTTGATCTGCGCAAGACACTGAAGGCTAACGGCCTTCTGACCCGCGACGCTCGCGTGGTAGAACGTAAAAAGTACGGCCTGCACAAAGCTCGTCGCGCTTCTCAGTTCTCCAAGCGTTAA
- a CDS encoding bifunctional aconitate hydratase 2/2-methylisocitrate dehydratase, whose protein sequence is MIEAYLAHEAERAAMGIPALPLTPQQTTELCELLSNPPAGKEAFLLTLLKERISPGVDPAAKVKAEYLAEIVTGKKKSPLVAPVDAVRILGTMMGGYNVMPLVDALKDAALADEAACALCGMTLVYDGFDAVAALASSNAAAKKVLESWANAEWFTKRAGVPEVIKVKVFKVEGEINTDDFSPAGDAWSRPDIPLHALVMGKTRFPNRLKDIAAWRAAGHQVAFVGDVVGTGSSRKSACNSVLWHIGSDIPAVPNKKTGGVIIGSVIAPIFFNTAQDSGALPLKADVTKMNDGDVITINTAKGEISNEKGEVISTFTIAPNTLSDEFRAGGRIPLIIGRAVTDKARKALGLPATTVFTLPDNPTAKAGQGYTLAQKMVGKACGVAGILPGTACEPKMTTVGSQDTTGPMTADELKELACLKFQAGLFMQSFCHTAAYPKPADVKMHKSLPDFVAERGGVACRPGDGVIHSWLNRLLLPDTVGTGGDSHTRFPIGISFPAGSGLVAFAGAMGFMPLDMPESVLVRFKGKLNPGITLRDAVNAIPFWAIKQGLLTVPKKNKKNIFNGRILEMEGLPELTVEQAFELTDAAAERSAAAGCIQLSKESVATYLRSNVALMKQMIVDGYQDADTIRRRIAEVEAWLAKPELLEADKNAEYAAVIEIDLAEITEPILACPNDPDDVKLLSDVAGTSIQDVFLGSCMTNIGHFRAAAEIWRGEKFNPNVRTWICPPTRMDQSKLKDEAYFSVYSAFGCRIEIAGCSLCMGNQARVPDKVNVFSTSTRNFDDRMGDGAQVYLGSAELGAVAAVMGKLPTPAEYLEAYNKKIAPKSEAIYQYLQFDEIPTAVYSV, encoded by the coding sequence ATGATTGAAGCCTACTTAGCCCATGAAGCCGAACGCGCGGCGATGGGGATTCCCGCTCTGCCACTGACACCACAGCAAACCACTGAACTTTGCGAATTGCTGAGCAATCCACCGGCTGGCAAAGAAGCGTTTCTGCTTACCCTCCTGAAGGAGCGGATTTCCCCGGGTGTTGACCCTGCCGCGAAAGTAAAAGCGGAATACCTTGCCGAAATCGTTACCGGTAAGAAAAAGTCTCCGCTTGTTGCTCCGGTTGATGCCGTGCGCATCCTCGGCACGATGATGGGTGGCTATAACGTTATGCCGCTTGTTGATGCTCTGAAAGACGCTGCGCTGGCTGATGAAGCAGCCTGTGCTCTTTGCGGTATGACACTTGTCTATGATGGTTTTGACGCTGTTGCCGCCTTGGCTTCTTCAAATGCTGCTGCCAAGAAAGTACTTGAATCATGGGCCAACGCCGAATGGTTCACCAAGCGCGCCGGCGTTCCTGAAGTGATCAAGGTAAAAGTCTTCAAAGTTGAAGGCGAAATCAACACCGACGACTTCTCTCCCGCTGGCGATGCGTGGAGCCGTCCCGATATCCCCCTTCACGCTCTGGTTATGGGGAAAACTCGCTTCCCGAATCGTCTCAAGGATATTGCTGCCTGGCGTGCCGCTGGTCATCAGGTCGCCTTTGTTGGTGACGTTGTTGGCACCGGCTCTTCACGCAAGTCTGCCTGTAACTCAGTGTTGTGGCACATTGGCTCTGACATCCCCGCGGTTCCTAACAAGAAAACCGGCGGCGTGATTATCGGGAGTGTTATCGCTCCGATTTTCTTTAACACTGCACAGGATTCCGGCGCATTGCCACTGAAGGCTGATGTTACTAAAATGAACGATGGTGACGTTATTACCATCAACACCGCTAAAGGGGAAATCAGCAACGAAAAAGGGGAAGTCATTTCTACTTTTACGATCGCGCCAAATACCCTTTCGGACGAATTCCGCGCTGGCGGACGGATTCCACTAATTATCGGTCGCGCGGTAACTGACAAGGCTCGCAAAGCGCTTGGGCTGCCGGCTACTACCGTATTCACCCTGCCCGATAACCCCACCGCAAAAGCTGGCCAAGGCTACACGCTGGCGCAAAAAATGGTCGGGAAAGCCTGCGGCGTAGCGGGGATACTTCCCGGTACGGCGTGTGAGCCGAAAATGACCACCGTTGGTTCGCAAGACACCACTGGCCCGATGACTGCCGACGAACTCAAAGAACTCGCCTGCCTCAAGTTCCAAGCGGGACTTTTCATGCAGTCTTTCTGTCACACTGCCGCCTATCCAAAGCCAGCTGACGTTAAAATGCACAAGAGCTTGCCTGACTTTGTCGCAGAGCGTGGTGGCGTTGCCTGCCGCCCTGGCGATGGGGTTATCCACTCATGGCTCAACCGCCTCTTGCTGCCAGATACCGTTGGCACCGGTGGCGACTCGCACACCCGCTTCCCAATCGGCATTTCGTTCCCTGCTGGATCTGGCCTCGTTGCCTTCGCGGGCGCGATGGGCTTTATGCCACTCGACATGCCAGAGTCGGTTTTAGTACGTTTCAAAGGCAAACTAAATCCTGGTATTACGTTGCGCGATGCCGTCAACGCCATCCCATTCTGGGCGATTAAGCAAGGACTGTTGACCGTTCCGAAAAAGAACAAAAAGAACATCTTCAATGGCCGCATCCTTGAAATGGAAGGGTTGCCTGAACTGACCGTCGAGCAAGCATTCGAATTGACCGACGCCGCTGCTGAGCGCTCTGCCGCTGCTGGCTGCATTCAACTTTCCAAAGAGTCAGTCGCTACCTACCTCCGCTCGAACGTCGCGCTGATGAAACAGATGATTGTCGATGGCTATCAGGATGCTGATACCATCCGTCGCCGCATTGCTGAAGTTGAAGCATGGTTAGCGAAGCCAGAGCTGCTCGAAGCCGATAAAAATGCTGAGTACGCGGCGGTTATCGAAATCGACCTTGCCGAAATCACCGAGCCGATCTTGGCGTGCCCGAACGATCCAGATGACGTCAAGCTCCTCTCTGACGTTGCGGGAACTTCCATCCAGGACGTCTTCCTTGGTTCGTGCATGACCAATATTGGCCACTTCCGCGCGGCTGCCGAAATCTGGCGTGGCGAGAAGTTTAATCCGAACGTGCGTACGTGGATCTGCCCCCCAACGCGCATGGATCAGAGTAAGCTCAAGGACGAAGCGTACTTCTCTGTGTACAGCGCCTTTGGTTGCCGTATCGAAATTGCTGGCTGCTCACTGTGCATGGGGAACCAAGCGCGTGTGCCAGATAAAGTCAACGTTTTCTCGACCTCGACACGGAACTTCGATGACCGTATGGGCGACGGCGCACAAGTCTACCTTGGTTCCGCCGAACTCGGTGCGGTCGCTGCAGTTATGGGCAAGCTCCCAACTCCAGCGGAATATCTGGAGGCCTACAATAAGAAGATTGCTCCGAAAAGCGAAGCGATCTATCAGTACCTCCAGTTCGACGAAATCCCAACGGCTGTCTATTCAGTATAA